The following proteins are co-located in the Frigidibacter mobilis genome:
- a CDS encoding HAD family hydrolase, with amino-acid sequence MTPEAVVFDIGNVLIEWNPERHYDTVMDPAERARMFAAVDLHAMNDEVDRGAPFQATIYAHAELYPEWRSAIRRWHDDWIHMASPAIPHSVRLLRKLRDKGVPVFALTNFGIDSFAYAQTQYDFLAEFDRAYVSGHIGLIKPDSAIYAAVEADCGLPPGALLFTDDRADNIAAAAARGWQTHHFNGPEGWAVRLVAEGFLTAEEAA; translated from the coding sequence ATGACACCTGAGGCAGTGGTCTTCGACATCGGCAACGTGCTGATCGAATGGAACCCCGAGCGGCATTACGACACGGTGATGGACCCGGCCGAGCGCGCCCGGATGTTCGCCGCCGTCGACCTGCACGCGATGAACGATGAGGTGGACCGCGGCGCCCCGTTCCAGGCCACGATCTACGCCCATGCCGAGCTGTATCCGGAATGGCGCAGCGCCATCCGCCGCTGGCATGATGACTGGATCCACATGGCCAGCCCGGCGATCCCCCACTCCGTTCGCCTGCTGCGCAAGCTGCGGGACAAGGGCGTGCCGGTCTTTGCCCTCACCAATTTCGGCATCGACAGCTTTGCCTATGCCCAGACGCAATATGATTTCCTGGCCGAGTTCGACCGCGCCTATGTCAGCGGCCATATCGGCCTCATCAAGCCCGATTCCGCGATCTATGCTGCGGTCGAGGCCGATTGCGGCCTGCCCCCCGGCGCGCTGCTGTTCACCGATGACCGCGCCGACAATATCGCCGCCGCCGCAGCCCGCGGTTGGCAGACCCATCATTTCAATGGCCCCGAAGGCTGGGCGGTACGGCTGGTCGCCGAGGGCTTTCTGACCGCCGAGGAGGCAGCATGA
- a CDS encoding ornithine cyclodeaminase family protein, producing MTIEIVGPEAEAHLGWIALTDALAAGHALPRAEVADTFLYRGKDTLLTRSAWIDGLGLAIKGATVMPGNPGAGIPMINGAVNLFDDAHGRLEAIVDFHLVTKWKTAGDSLLAARRLARPQARRILIVGAGNVARSMIEAYGAAFPGASFEVWNRTVTAAAALVEALAGRAPVTAVTDLPEAVARAEIIATTTMSSTPVIRGEWLSAGTHLDLIGAYRPDMREADDAVLRRARIFVDARSTTMGHIGELKQPLADGVITPEDVIADFYDLPAGTYARGSDDEITLSKNGGGAHLDLMTAKYILAAWQGR from the coding sequence ATGACCATCGAGATCGTGGGACCAGAGGCAGAGGCGCATCTGGGCTGGATCGCCCTGACCGACGCGCTGGCTGCGGGCCACGCCCTGCCGCGGGCCGAGGTGGCCGATACCTTCCTCTACCGCGGCAAGGACACGCTCCTGACCCGCTCTGCCTGGATCGACGGGCTGGGGCTGGCGATCAAGGGCGCGACGGTGATGCCGGGCAATCCGGGGGCCGGCATCCCGATGATCAACGGCGCGGTGAACCTGTTCGACGATGCGCATGGCCGGCTGGAGGCGATCGTCGATTTCCATCTGGTGACCAAGTGGAAGACGGCGGGCGACTCGCTGCTGGCAGCCCGCCGCCTCGCCCGCCCGCAGGCGCGACGCATCCTGATCGTCGGCGCCGGCAATGTCGCCCGGTCGATGATCGAGGCCTATGGTGCCGCCTTCCCGGGCGCGAGCTTCGAGGTCTGGAACCGCACCGTCACCGCCGCTGCCGCGCTGGTCGAGGCCCTTGCCGGCCGCGCGCCGGTCACCGCCGTCACCGATCTGCCCGAAGCCGTGGCCCGGGCCGAGATCATCGCCACCACCACCATGTCCTCGACCCCGGTGATCCGGGGCGAATGGCTCTCGGCCGGTACCCATCTCGACCTGATCGGCGCCTACCGCCCCGACATGCGCGAGGCCGATGATGCCGTGCTGCGCCGCGCCCGGATCTTCGTCGATGCCCGCTCCACCACGATGGGCCATATCGGCGAGCTGAAGCAGCCGCTGGCCGACGGCGTCATCACCCCCGAGGACGTGATCGCCGACTTCTACGACCTGCCCGCCGGAACCTATGCCCGCGGGTCGGACGACGAGATCACCCTGTCCAAGAATGGCGGCGGCGCCCATCTGGACCTGATGACGGCGAAATACATCCTCGCGGCCTGGCAGGGGCGGTGA
- a CDS encoding MFS transporter produces the protein MQARAPLFTSVLISACVVIMLSFAIRASFGVFQLPIANEFGWPRADFSLAIAIQNLAWGIGQPIFGALAEKFGDRRAIILGAILYAAGLVLSSLAVTPMQHQLLEILVGFGIAGTGFGVILAVVGRAASAENRSLALGIATAAGSAGQVFGAPVAEALLSIYPWQTVFVIFAGVILLVIFALPFMRSPAPASRAELEESLGSVLGRAFRDPSYILIFVGFFSCGYQLGFITAHFPAFVTEMCGAIDPSGTLASLGVSTTSALGAIAIAVIGLANIVGTVTAGWLGRRHTKKYLLAWIYLGRTLASAAFILMPITPTSVLLFSVVMGSLWLATVPLTSGLVAHIYGLRYMGTLYGFVFLSHQIGSFMGVWLGGRLYDAYGNYNAVWWIGVGVGAFSAIVHLPVRERPLEALPA, from the coding sequence ATGCAGGCGCGCGCCCCGCTATTCACCTCCGTGCTGATTTCCGCCTGCGTGGTCATCATGCTCAGCTTCGCCATCCGCGCCAGCTTCGGCGTGTTCCAGCTGCCCATCGCCAACGAATTCGGCTGGCCCCGCGCCGATTTCTCGCTGGCCATCGCCATCCAGAACCTCGCCTGGGGCATCGGCCAGCCGATCTTCGGCGCGCTGGCGGAAAAGTTCGGCGACCGCCGCGCGATCATCCTGGGGGCGATTCTCTACGCCGCCGGGCTGGTGCTGTCCTCTCTGGCGGTGACACCGATGCAGCATCAGTTGCTGGAGATCCTGGTGGGCTTCGGCATCGCCGGCACCGGCTTTGGCGTGATCCTCGCCGTGGTCGGCCGCGCCGCGAGTGCCGAAAACCGCTCGCTGGCGCTTGGCATCGCCACGGCGGCAGGATCGGCGGGCCAGGTCTTCGGCGCCCCGGTGGCCGAGGCGCTGCTGTCGATCTACCCGTGGCAGACGGTGTTCGTGATCTTCGCCGGGGTGATCCTGCTGGTGATCTTCGCGCTGCCCTTCATGCGCTCCCCCGCCCCCGCCAGCCGGGCAGAGCTGGAGGAGAGCCTCGGCTCCGTGCTTGGCCGGGCATTCCGCGACCCTTCCTACATCCTGATCTTCGTGGGGTTCTTTTCCTGCGGCTATCAGCTTGGCTTCATCACCGCCCATTTCCCCGCCTTCGTGACCGAGATGTGCGGCGCCATCGACCCCTCGGGCACGCTGGCCTCGCTGGGGGTTTCCACCACCTCGGCACTTGGGGCGATCGCCATTGCGGTCATCGGGCTCGCCAATATCGTCGGCACCGTCACCGCGGGCTGGCTGGGGCGGCGGCATACCAAGAAATACCTGCTGGCCTGGATCTATCTGGGGCGCACCCTCGCTTCGGCGGCGTTCATCCTGATGCCGATCACGCCGACCTCGGTGCTGCTGTTCTCGGTGGTGATGGGCTCGCTCTGGCTGGCGACGGTGCCGCTGACCTCGGGCCTCGTCGCGCATATCTACGGTCTGCGCTACATGGGCACGCTCTATGGCTTCGTGTTCCTCAGCCACCAGATCGGCAGCTTCATGGGCGTCTGGCTGGGCGGGCGGCTCTATGATGCCTATGGCAACTACAACGCGGTGTGGTGGATCGGCGTCGGCGTCGGCGCCTTCTCGGCCATCGTGCACCTGCCGGTGCGCGAGCGGCCGCTGGAGGCGCTGCCGGCGTGA
- the zapE gene encoding cell division protein ZapE, with the protein MTETLTQIYDRLCREGTLRADPAQRAALPLLQAVREALEAEPPKRGLFGFLAKPPPPPKGLYLWGGVGRGKSMLMDLFMEHVAIAAKRRVHFHAFMQEIQGRLHEVRKTGVQDAIRPVAVAVAEQAKLLCFDEMQITDIADAMIVGRLFQYLFEMGVVVVTTSNRVPQDLYKDGLNRPLFLPFIALIEDNMTVHELKSETDYRQHRLAGSPVYFCPADARAARAIEAIWQELTGGGGAGPLVLKVKGRDVVLPDARSGVARASFWDLCAKPLGPADYLAIAGAVRVLIVEDVPLLSSSNFNEAKRFVTLIDALYEAKVRLILSAAASPENLYIEGEGSFEFERSASRLREMQGEGWGAEA; encoded by the coding sequence ATGACCGAGACGCTGACCCAGATCTACGACCGGCTGTGCCGTGAGGGCACCTTGCGCGCCGATCCGGCGCAGCGCGCGGCGCTGCCCTTGCTGCAGGCGGTGCGCGAGGCGCTGGAGGCAGAGCCGCCGAAACGCGGGCTGTTCGGCTTTCTGGCCAAGCCGCCGCCACCGCCCAAGGGCCTCTATCTGTGGGGCGGGGTCGGGCGCGGCAAGTCGATGCTGATGGACCTGTTCATGGAGCATGTGGCGATCGCCGCCAAGCGCCGGGTGCATTTCCACGCCTTCATGCAGGAGATCCAGGGTCGCCTGCACGAGGTGCGCAAGACCGGCGTGCAGGACGCGATCCGCCCGGTGGCGGTGGCGGTGGCCGAACAGGCAAAACTCCTGTGCTTCGACGAGATGCAGATCACCGACATTGCCGATGCGATGATCGTGGGGCGGCTGTTCCAGTACCTGTTCGAGATGGGGGTGGTCGTCGTCACCACCTCGAACCGGGTCCCGCAGGACCTGTACAAGGACGGGCTGAACCGGCCGCTGTTCCTGCCCTTCATCGCGCTGATCGAGGACAACATGACGGTGCATGAGCTGAAAAGCGAAACCGACTACCGCCAGCACCGGCTGGCCGGGTCGCCGGTCTATTTCTGCCCCGCCGACGCCAGGGCCGCCCGTGCCATCGAGGCGATCTGGCAGGAGTTGACGGGCGGCGGCGGGGCGGGGCCGCTGGTGCTGAAGGTCAAGGGCCGCGACGTGGTGCTGCCCGATGCGCGGTCGGGTGTGGCGCGGGCCAGCTTCTGGGACCTCTGCGCCAAGCCGCTTGGCCCGGCCGATTACCTTGCCATCGCCGGCGCGGTGCGGGTGCTGATCGTCGAGGATGTGCCGCTGCTGTCCTCCTCGAACTTCAACGAGGCCAAGCGGTTCGTGACCCTGATCGACGCGCTCTATGAGGCGAAGGTGCGGCTGATCCTGTCGGCCGCCGCCAGCCCCGAGAACCTCTATATCGAGGGCGAGGGCAGCTTTGAATTCGAGCGCTCCGCCAGCCGCCTGCGCGAGATGCAGGGCGAGGGCTGGGGCGCCGAGGCCTAA
- a CDS encoding GlxA family transcriptional regulator, whose amino-acid sequence MKHPAPPASEPRLRVGIVLARRFTLCALANFVDVLRLAADEGDRSRPILCRWRLLSQSGESIESSCGLSVQPEERLGDPRRFDYIAVIGGLIDENQPLHADVTRFLHQAAAAKVPLIGICTGAFILHRAGLMQGYRCCVNWFHHDDFRNEFEGLTPVSDRIFVVDRDRITCSGGASSAHLAAFLVDRHIGAAAARKSLAIMIFDEAMAADRPQPGLPLELTTGDPLVKRALLRIQQALDTPLPVARLAEQLGVSRRKLERHFAAALDLTPTEAARRLRLSQARHLLERGDVPITQIALQTGFCDASHLIRVFREAEGLPPDAWRKARQAS is encoded by the coding sequence ATGAAACATCCCGCGCCCCCTGCCTCTGAGCCCCGTCTGCGTGTCGGCATCGTGCTGGCGCGCCGCTTCACCCTCTGTGCGCTGGCGAATTTCGTCGATGTGCTGCGCCTTGCCGCGGATGAGGGCGACCGCTCCCGCCCGATCCTCTGCCGCTGGCGGCTGCTGTCGCAGTCGGGGGAGTCCATCGAATCCAGTTGCGGACTGAGCGTGCAGCCCGAAGAACGCCTCGGCGACCCGCGCCGTTTCGACTATATCGCGGTGATCGGCGGGCTGATCGACGAAAACCAGCCGCTGCATGCCGATGTGACACGCTTCCTGCATCAGGCCGCCGCCGCCAAAGTGCCGCTGATCGGCATCTGCACCGGCGCCTTCATCTTGCACCGCGCCGGGCTGATGCAGGGCTATCGCTGCTGCGTGAACTGGTTCCACCACGACGATTTCCGCAACGAGTTCGAGGGGCTGACCCCGGTCTCGGATCGCATCTTCGTGGTGGACCGCGACCGCATCACCTGTTCGGGCGGCGCCAGTTCGGCGCATCTGGCGGCGTTTCTGGTAGACCGGCATATCGGCGCTGCGGCGGCGCGCAAAAGCCTGGCGATCATGATCTTTGACGAGGCGATGGCCGCCGACCGCCCGCAGCCCGGCCTGCCGCTGGAGCTGACGACGGGCGACCCGCTGGTCAAGCGCGCCCTACTGCGGATCCAGCAGGCGCTGGACACGCCGCTGCCGGTGGCGCGTCTGGCCGAACAATTGGGCGTCAGCCGCCGCAAGCTGGAACGCCATTTCGCCGCCGCACTGGACCTGACACCCACCGAGGCGGCGCGGCGGCTGCGGCTGTCGCAGGCGCGGCACCTGCTGGAGCGGGGGGACGTGCCCATCACCCAGATCGCGCTGCAGACCGGGTTCTGCGATGCCTCGCACCTGATCCGGGTGTTCCGCGAGGCCGAGGGCCTGCCCCCCGACGCCTGGCGCAAGGCGCGGCAGGCAAGCTGA
- a CDS encoding GlxA family transcriptional regulator — translation MTSHSQIRAASKITAPNPGGEVRFAFLLLDGFTHLAFASALEPLRVANEALGRPAYGWRLLSETGGPVTCSNGMTVLADGPMQPMGRGETLIVVGGRGSRRQASDRLLGQLRREAVRGTRIGALCMGSYILARAGLLEGEDCAVHWELADAFAEEFPRITVTRAAFTLGRRPTAPGGAVAADMMLHLIAADHGADLPARLADLMVCNGVRSPQSDQTVSLQSRYGMRNPRLVKVLRFMEQTLEQPLTAAEIAEAAGMSIRQTERLFTRYVKMTPMAFYARLRLDKAHSLLMQTELSITEVAVACGFQSSSHFAKRYRAAFGVNPRHMRVVGAPAAA, via the coding sequence ATGACCAGCCACAGCCAGATCCGCGCCGCCAGCAAGATCACCGCGCCGAACCCCGGGGGCGAGGTGCGCTTTGCCTTCCTGCTGCTGGACGGGTTCACCCATCTGGCCTTCGCCTCGGCGCTGGAGCCGCTGCGCGTGGCAAACGAGGCGCTCGGCCGCCCGGCCTATGGCTGGCGGCTGCTGTCCGAGACGGGCGGGCCCGTCACCTGCTCCAACGGGATGACGGTGCTGGCCGACGGGCCGATGCAGCCGATGGGCCGCGGCGAGACGCTGATCGTGGTTGGCGGGCGCGGGTCGCGGCGGCAGGCCAGCGACCGGCTGCTGGGGCAATTGCGGCGCGAGGCGGTGCGGGGCACACGGATCGGCGCGCTGTGCATGGGCAGCTATATCCTCGCCCGGGCCGGTCTGCTGGAGGGCGAGGACTGCGCGGTGCATTGGGAGCTTGCCGATGCCTTCGCCGAGGAGTTTCCCCGCATCACCGTGACCCGCGCTGCCTTCACCCTTGGCCGGCGGCCCACGGCGCCGGGCGGGGCGGTGGCGGCCGACATGATGCTGCACCTGATCGCTGCCGATCATGGTGCCGACCTGCCGGCGCGGCTGGCGGACCTGATGGTCTGCAACGGCGTGCGCAGCCCGCAATCGGATCAGACCGTCTCGCTGCAATCGCGCTACGGGATGCGCAATCCGCGGCTGGTGAAGGTGCTGCGCTTCATGGAGCAGACGCTGGAGCAGCCGCTGACCGCCGCCGAGATCGCCGAGGCGGCAGGCATGTCGATCCGCCAGACCGAACGGCTGTTCACCCGCTATGTGAAGATGACGCCGATGGCTTTTTACGCCCGGCTGCGGCTGGACAAGGCGCATAGCCTGCTGATGCAGACCGAACTGTCGATCACCGAGGTGGCGGTGGCCTGCGGGTTCCAGTCATCGTCGCATTTCGCCAAGCGCTATCGGGCGGCCTTTGGCGTGAACCCGCGGCATATGCGGGTGGTGGGCGCCCCCGCCGCCGCGTGA
- a CDS encoding LLM class flavin-dependent oxidoreductase, with translation MTTQIELGLDTFGDVTGNADGTPQSHAETLRNVVAEAVMADQTGVDFIGIGEHHRADFAISAPEIVMAAIAAKTQRLRIGTAVTVLSSDDPVRLFQRFATLDALSDGRAELILGRGSFTESFPLFGFAMRDYEVLFEEKLDLLTRLLRDEKVSWYGRTRAELKGQVVYPRPERPLKAWIGVGGSPESVLRAVSHGLPMMLAIIGGDPGRFKPYVDLYNQAWEQVGTPALPIGVHSPGHVGPTDAEARARFWPGYKTMHDLIGGSRGWAPLRIQDFEREIEHGSLYVGSPETVAKKIAATVRKLGVQRFDLKYSAGPQQPGVLLDGIELYGTKVIPMVRDMLA, from the coding sequence ATGACCACCCAGATCGAACTCGGCCTCGATACCTTTGGCGATGTCACCGGCAATGCCGATGGCACCCCGCAAAGCCATGCCGAAACCCTGCGCAATGTCGTTGCCGAGGCGGTGATGGCCGACCAGACCGGCGTCGATTTCATCGGCATCGGCGAGCATCACCGCGCCGATTTCGCCATCTCGGCCCCGGAAATCGTGATGGCCGCGATTGCCGCCAAGACCCAGCGGCTGCGCATCGGCACCGCCGTCACCGTGCTGTCCTCGGATGATCCGGTGCGGCTGTTCCAGCGCTTTGCCACGCTCGACGCGCTGTCGGACGGGCGGGCAGAGCTGATCCTGGGCCGCGGGTCCTTCACCGAAAGCTTCCCGCTGTTCGGCTTTGCGATGCGCGACTACGAGGTGCTGTTCGAGGAAAAGCTGGACCTGCTGACCCGGCTGCTGCGGGATGAGAAGGTCAGCTGGTATGGTCGCACCCGCGCCGAGTTGAAGGGGCAGGTTGTCTATCCGCGCCCTGAACGCCCGTTGAAGGCCTGGATCGGCGTCGGCGGCAGCCCGGAATCGGTGCTGCGCGCGGTCAGCCACGGCCTGCCGATGATGCTGGCGATCATCGGCGGCGATCCGGGCCGGTTCAAACCCTATGTCGACCTCTACAATCAGGCGTGGGAGCAGGTCGGCACGCCCGCCCTGCCCATCGGCGTGCATTCCCCCGGCCATGTCGGCCCCACCGATGCAGAAGCGCGCGCGCGGTTCTGGCCCGGCTACAAGACGATGCACGACCTGATCGGCGGCTCGCGGGGATGGGCACCGCTGCGGATTCAGGATTTCGAGCGCGAGATCGAGCATGGCTCGCTCTATGTCGGCAGCCCCGAGACGGTGGCGAAGAAGATCGCCGCCACGGTGCGCAAGCTGGGAGTGCAGCGCTTCGACCTGAAGTACTCGGCCGGCCCGCAGCAGCCGGGCGTGCTGCTCGACGGGATCGAGCTTTACGGAACCAAGGTCATCCCGATGGTCCGTGACATGCTGGCCTGA
- the accD gene encoding acetyl-CoA carboxylase, carboxyltransferase subunit beta — protein sequence MNWISNYVRPKINSLFSRREVPENLWTKCPECGTMLFHRELSDNLNVCTNCDHHMGITPRARFHALFDGGIFTEVKVPEPVMDPLQFRDQKKYPDRMRGAQKATGEKEAMLVAEGEIARTPVVVAAQDFSFMAGSMGMYVGNAIIAAAQRAVAMKRPLVLFSAAGGARMQEGILSLMQMPRTTVAVQMLKEAGLPYIVVLTHPTTGGVTASYAMLGDVHIAEPNALICFAGPRVIEQTIREKLPEGFQRAEYLLDHGMLDRVTHRKKLREELVTVLRMLSGQPPAIKGDLPAPRAELKAGAPVAAAPAAAEKPAAKP from the coding sequence GTGAACTGGATCTCGAACTATGTCCGACCCAAGATCAACTCGCTGTTCTCGCGCCGCGAGGTACCCGAGAACTTGTGGACAAAATGCCCCGAATGCGGGACCATGCTGTTCCACCGCGAGCTTTCCGACAACCTGAACGTCTGCACCAATTGCGACCATCACATGGGCATCACGCCCCGCGCGCGCTTCCATGCGCTGTTCGATGGTGGGATCTTCACCGAGGTGAAGGTGCCAGAGCCAGTGATGGACCCGCTGCAGTTCCGCGATCAGAAAAAATACCCCGACCGGATGCGCGGCGCGCAGAAGGCCACGGGCGAGAAAGAGGCGATGCTGGTGGCCGAGGGCGAGATTGCCCGCACACCGGTGGTGGTCGCCGCGCAGGACTTCAGCTTCATGGCCGGCTCGATGGGCATGTATGTCGGCAACGCGATCATCGCCGCCGCGCAGCGCGCCGTGGCGATGAAGCGGCCGCTGGTGCTGTTCTCGGCCGCGGGCGGTGCGCGAATGCAGGAGGGCATCCTCAGCCTGATGCAGATGCCGCGCACCACCGTAGCCGTGCAGATGCTCAAGGAGGCGGGACTGCCCTATATCGTGGTGCTGACCCATCCAACCACCGGCGGCGTGACCGCCAGCTATGCGATGCTGGGCGATGTGCATATTGCCGAGCCAAACGCCCTGATCTGCTTTGCCGGGCCGCGGGTGATCGAACAGACGATCCGCGAGAAGCTGCCCGAAGGCTTCCAGCGCGCAGAATACCTGCTGGATCACGGAATGCTGGACCGGGTGACCCACCGCAAGAAGCTGCGTGAAGAGCTGGTGACGGTGCTGCGGATGCTGAGCGGGCAGCCGCCCGCGATAAAGGGCGACCTGCCCGCGCCCAGGGCCGAGCTGAAGGCAGGGGCCCCGGTCGCGGCGGCCCCTGCCGCGGCGGAAAAGCCCGCCGCCAAGCCGTGA
- the ilvD gene encoding dihydroxy-acid dehydratase, whose translation MKNTRFDKSRLPSRHVTEGPERAPHRSYFYAMGITEEEIHQPWVGVATCWNEAAPCNIALNRQAQSVKMGVKKGGGTPREFTTITVTDGIAMGHEGMRSSLASRDAIADTVELTMRGHCYDAIVGLAGCDKSLPGMMMAMVRLNTPSVFIYGGSILPGRLNGKDVVVQDVFEAVGQHAAGNMSDAELAILERVACPSAGACGGQYTANTMACVSEAIGLALMNSSGAPAPYESRDQYGDASGQAIMHLIEKNIRARDIVTLKALENAARVVACTGGSTNAGLHLPAIAHEAGIDFDLFDVCDIFRDTPYFVSLRPGGEYVAKDLYEAGGVPVVMKELRKAGLLHEDCMTASGRALGEELDMIEREADGKVIHSIATPITATGGVVGLRGNLAPDGAIVKVAGMAPEQQVFTGPARVFECEEEAFEAVQNRGYAEGDVIVIRNEGPAGGPGMREMLSTTAALSGQGMGKKVALITDGRFSGATRGFCIGHVGPEAAHGGPIALLKTGDMITIDAIKGEISVALSDEELAARKAVWAGPRKNDYASGALWKYAQLVGVARYGAVTHPGTKAETHVYMDQ comes from the coding sequence ATGAAGAACACCCGTTTCGACAAGTCCCGGCTTCCCAGCCGCCACGTTACCGAAGGGCCGGAGCGCGCGCCGCACCGCAGCTATTTCTATGCGATGGGCATCACGGAAGAAGAAATTCACCAGCCCTGGGTCGGCGTTGCCACCTGCTGGAACGAGGCGGCACCCTGCAACATCGCGCTGAACCGGCAGGCGCAGTCGGTGAAGATGGGCGTGAAGAAGGGTGGTGGCACCCCGCGCGAGTTCACCACCATCACCGTCACCGACGGCATTGCGATGGGGCATGAAGGCATGCGCTCGTCGCTCGCCAGCCGCGATGCAATCGCCGATACCGTGGAACTGACCATGCGCGGCCATTGTTATGACGCCATCGTCGGGCTTGCCGGCTGCGACAAATCGCTGCCGGGGATGATGATGGCGATGGTGCGGTTGAACACGCCCTCGGTGTTCATCTATGGCGGATCGATCCTGCCGGGCCGGCTGAACGGCAAGGATGTCGTGGTGCAGGACGTGTTCGAGGCGGTCGGCCAGCACGCCGCCGGCAACATGTCCGATGCCGAACTGGCAATTCTGGAACGGGTGGCCTGCCCCTCGGCCGGGGCCTGCGGCGGACAATATACCGCCAACACGATGGCCTGCGTGTCCGAGGCCATCGGCCTTGCGCTGATGAACTCCTCCGGCGCGCCGGCACCCTATGAAAGCCGCGACCAGTATGGCGATGCCTCGGGTCAGGCGATCATGCACCTGATCGAGAAGAACATCCGCGCCCGCGACATCGTGACCCTCAAGGCGCTGGAGAATGCCGCGCGCGTGGTGGCCTGCACCGGCGGGTCGACCAATGCCGGGCTGCACCTGCCCGCCATCGCGCATGAGGCGGGGATCGACTTCGACCTGTTCGATGTCTGCGACATCTTCCGCGACACGCCCTATTTCGTCTCGCTGCGTCCGGGCGGGGAATATGTGGCCAAGGATCTCTATGAGGCGGGCGGCGTGCCGGTTGTCATGAAGGAACTGCGCAAGGCGGGCCTGCTGCACGAGGATTGCATGACCGCCTCTGGCCGCGCCTTGGGCGAAGAGCTGGACATGATCGAGCGCGAGGCCGACGGCAAGGTCATCCACTCGATTGCAACCCCGATCACCGCCACCGGCGGCGTGGTGGGCCTGCGCGGCAACCTCGCGCCCGACGGGGCCATCGTGAAGGTCGCCGGGATGGCGCCCGAACAGCAGGTCTTCACCGGCCCGGCCCGGGTGTTCGAATGCGAGGAAGAGGCGTTCGAGGCTGTTCAGAACCGCGGCTATGCCGAAGGCGACGTGATCGTGATCCGTAACGAGGGCCCTGCAGGCGGGCCGGGGATGCGCGAGATGCTGTCCACCACCGCGGCGCTGTCGGGGCAGGGCATGGGCAAGAAGGTGGCGCTGATTACCGATGGTCGCTTCTCGGGCGCGACCCGCGGCTTCTGCATCGGCCATGTCGGGCCCGAGGCGGCGCATGGCGGACCGATTGCCCTGCTGAAGACCGGCGACATGATCACCATCGACGCGATCAAGGGCGAGATTTCGGTGGCGCTGAGCGATGAGGAACTGGCGGCGCGCAAGGCCGTCTGGGCCGGCCCGCGCAAGAATGACTATGCCAGCGGCGCGCTGTGGAAATATGCACAGCTGGTCGGCGTTGCCCGCTACGGCGCGGTGACCCATCCCGGCACCAAAGCCGAAACGCATGTCTATATGGACCAGTGA
- a CDS encoding DUF6478 family protein gives MSEQIESLFDRLMHRRVLRRWGRAATEAEAIDLDSLRALRGRARQIRRELDRLLHVAEGRLTLPLIGSNAIRTPLGTDWSWRPELWSGPVNPAGHAAVETRTQMGGGLTVFHDCRESELTLRQIRNTREADLAPFGLRMDVFHFDGSFLSLAIDLPDEAVQGLKLRHLVRLETVIETEKPVEIFARLNVRHGPNTEQVVRELPLHDPQVMAEFDLAYTKLNEKRVERAWVDLIFEGPQQNQIVLRDITFSRRPRAEL, from the coding sequence ATGAGTGAACAGATCGAATCCCTGTTTGACCGTCTCATGCATCGGCGCGTGCTGCGTCGGTGGGGCAGGGCCGCGACCGAGGCAGAAGCCATTGATCTTGATAGTTTGCGCGCCCTGCGCGGGCGCGCGCGCCAGATCCGGCGCGAGCTGGACCGGCTGCTGCATGTGGCCGAAGGACGGCTGACGCTGCCGCTGATCGGCTCGAACGCGATCCGCACCCCGCTTGGTACCGACTGGTCGTGGCGGCCCGAGCTGTGGTCCGGCCCAGTCAATCCTGCCGGACATGCGGCCGTTGAAACCCGCACCCAGATGGGGGGCGGCCTGACCGTCTTTCACGATTGCCGCGAAAGCGAGCTGACCCTGCGCCAGATCCGCAACACGCGCGAGGCGGACCTGGCGCCGTTCGGGCTGCGCATGGATGTGTTCCATTTCGACGGCTCGTTCCTCAGCCTGGCGATCGACCTGCCGGACGAGGCGGTGCAGGGTCTGAAGCTGCGGCATCTGGTACGGCTGGAAACGGTGATCGAGACGGAAAAGCCGGTGGAGATCTTCGCGCGGCTGAACGTCAGGCACGGGCCGAACACCGAACAGGTGGTGCGCGAGCTGCCGTTGCACGATCCGCAGGTGATGGCCGAGTTCGACCTGGCCTATACCAAACTGAACGAAAAGCGGGTGGAACGCGCCTGGGTGGACCTGATCTTCGAAGGCCCACAGCAGAACCAGATCGTGCTGCGCGACATCACTTTCAGCCGCCGGCCGCGGGCCGAGCTTTGA